DNA from Roseofilum casamattae BLCC-M143:
GCCGATGAGAGTCTCGCAGCAATATCCAACCCTATTCCTTCTACGCTAAACCATATTGAAAGAATCAACCCCGACGAAGTTAACCGCAGCCGGGAATTTATCTTCGATAAAGTGGGTAGAGGCTGGGGAATTAACGGCCGGCAGATGCAAATGAACCGCATTGATGACACGATTAAGTTTGGGGATACCGAGCGCTGGACGCTACAATCCGTAACTGGATGGCATGTCTTCCACGTGCATCAAACTCAATTTCAGGTAGTGGAGCGCAACGGCAAGCCGCCGGAACCCTACGAGCAAGGTTGGGAAGACACCATTTTCTTCAAGGACCGCGATACCGTTACCATCTTGGCTCGTTTCAACACCTACACCAACCCCGATATCCCCTATATGCTCCATTGCCATATTCTCGATCATGAAGATACGGGGATGATGAGTCAATTTAAGATTGTTGATTAATGCCAGAGACGATCGAGATTAGTATTGTCAGAAGACCCAGACTAAGCCGAAATAGAACAAACGATCGCAAGAATGCCGACAACGCCGTAAAAGACGCCAACCACTTGCGTTTCCGACCAACCGGAGAGTTCCAGATGATGGTGCAAAGGAGCCATCTTGAAGATGCGCTTGCCGATGCCATCGGGGCCTTTGGTGGCTTTGTAGTAGCTGACTTGGAGCATGACGGATAGGGTTTCGACGAAAAAGAGACCGCTGAGAATGGCGAGACTCCAAACATTACCGCTCATTAATGCGATCGCACCGATAGCGCCTCCCAGAGCCATCGATCCCGTATCTCCCATAAACACTTGCGCTGGGTTGCGGTTAAAGACTAAAAAGCCCAAACAACTGCCGCTGATGCAAGCACACAGAATAGCGAGTCCTGGAGCAGTAGCCGCTAGAACAGCACCGAGAGCGAGAAATGCGATCGCGCAAGTCCCTCCTGCAAGTCCATCTAAACCATCAGTCAGGTTCACCGCATTGCTTTCGCTCACCAGCACGAATACGGCTAACGGCCAGAAGAAGAACCCTAGAGGTAAGATAATTCCTCCAGCTAAAGCAATCTCGGTCAGATTTTCCGGAATACTCCAAGCCATCCAACCGGCAAATACTACGGCCAATAGGGTTTGCAAAATCAGCTTCATGCGCGGCGAAATCCCCTTATTGGAACGGCGGCGTAAAATTTGCCAATCATCGATCCAGCCGATCGCGCCATATCCTAGAGTCAGCAAGGAAGCTGCAATGACATTACCATCAAATCCGGAGAGAACAACTGCCACTAACACGGCAACCGGAATAAAGAAAATCCCGCCCATAGTTGGGGTTCCGGCTTTTTTCAAATGGTCTTGCGGCCCGTCTTCGCGAATAATTTGACCCGCTTTAATTGCTTTGAGGGTAGGAACTGCCCGCGCGCCAACAGCCGTCGTTATTGCCATGGCAACCCAGAAGGGAACGCTCAAGGACTGCACGACATCCATCAATCGATTGCTTTGCCAGTCTAAAATAAAGGCGGTTGAGCCGAGGGCGATCGCCAAAATTGCAAATAGCCGCGTTCCCCACTGACTCCAAGACCATCCGGTTGTTAGTTTTGCATCCACCATTGTTCTCCTCACTTTCCCCTAAGTTATTCGGTTTTAGGGTTATTCTTCCTCCCCCATCTCCTCTTCTTGGCTATCAAAGTCATCTTCCTCATTGATAATTTCGCTTACGTCGGCGCCCTCGCGCACCTCAGGCTCTTCCTCTGGATTGCGTGCCGACATGCGATTGGTTTGTTCTAACCAATCCACCAGAGACAGAGTTTGCGGAGACGGGAGAATTGGGGCGAGTTGCGAGCGGGGAGTTTCTCGTAAAGAGGGATTTTTGATCGGTACGAATTTAGACATAGTTGGGTATTGAGACCGTTGCGATCGTTCGTCGATAACTACTTTACTGTCTTGAGTGTATCAGGATCTGGGAATTGGGTTGCCAGTCGTTGTTGTTAGGATGAAGAAGAGCTGTTGATTGGCGTCCATCTGGGTCGGAGTTATGATTGGTAAAGAAAGTTTGTTGGAGGCGATCGCCGGAACGAACCGGGGATTAGTCGCTTCCTCCACCGAGAAGCAGGAAATTTTGGCCCGAGTGGCGCAACTGGAAGGCCGAAATCCCAACCCCCGGCCTCTGGAAATGCCGGAGTTGCTCGATGGGGATTGGCGTTTGTTGTATACCACCAGCGCGGAATTGTTGGGGATCGATCGCGTCCCTCTATTCAATCTAGGCCCTATTTATCAATGCATTCGCTTCAACGATGGAGCGGTTTATAATATTGCGGAACTTTCCGGGATTCCCTATTTGGAAAGTCTAGTCAGTGTCTCTGCTCGATTGACACCGGTTGGCGATCGCCGAGTTGACGTACGTTTCAATCGCGGAATTTGGGGATTGCAACGGGTATTAGGGTATCAATCTCCTACTCAGTTTATTGCCAAAATTGAGTCGGGCGCGTCGTTTCCTCCCGTCGATTTTGCGATTAATCCGGAGAACCAAAATGGATGGCTCGATATTACTTATTTGGATCGAGAGTTGCGTATCGGTCGCGGGAATAAGGATAGCGTCTTTGTTTTATCAAGAGTTTAGGAATCTATGGCCCTGCGCGATTCTATTGTGCGGCTCTCTCAAGGACATTTAAATGTTCTGACCGATTGTCCTCGCAAGTTTCAACACCAATATTTAGATAAACTGATTCATCCTCTCCCCATCGAGCAACAAGAACATTTGGAATGGGGAAGTCAGTTTCATCTTTTGATGCAACAGCAGGAGTTGGGATTGCCCGTGGAAGACCTCTTACCGGCTGATTCTGTATTTTTGCAATGTTTGCGA
Protein-coding regions in this window:
- the mraY gene encoding phospho-N-acetylmuramoyl-pentapeptide-transferase, with the protein product MDAKLTTGWSWSQWGTRLFAILAIALGSTAFILDWQSNRLMDVVQSLSVPFWVAMAITTAVGARAVPTLKAIKAGQIIREDGPQDHLKKAGTPTMGGIFFIPVAVLVAVVLSGFDGNVIAASLLTLGYGAIGWIDDWQILRRRSNKGISPRMKLILQTLLAVVFAGWMAWSIPENLTEIALAGGIILPLGFFFWPLAVFVLVSESNAVNLTDGLDGLAGGTCAIAFLALGAVLAATAPGLAILCACISGSCLGFLVFNRNPAQVFMGDTGSMALGGAIGAIALMSGNVWSLAILSGLFFVETLSVMLQVSYYKATKGPDGIGKRIFKMAPLHHHLELSGWSETQVVGVFYGVVGILAIVCSISA
- a CDS encoding DUF3134 family protein, with protein sequence MSKFVPIKNPSLRETPRSQLAPILPSPQTLSLVDWLEQTNRMSARNPEEEPEVREGADVSEIINEEDDFDSQEEEMGEEE
- a CDS encoding PAP/fibrillin family protein, which encodes MIGKESLLEAIAGTNRGLVASSTEKQEILARVAQLEGRNPNPRPLEMPELLDGDWRLLYTTSAELLGIDRVPLFNLGPIYQCIRFNDGAVYNIAELSGIPYLESLVSVSARLTPVGDRRVDVRFNRGIWGLQRVLGYQSPTQFIAKIESGASFPPVDFAINPENQNGWLDITYLDRELRIGRGNKDSVFVLSRV